The sequence CATTGAATCATTGCGTCTTGCATCCACCCAATGTAAACCTTCTTTCCATTGTCCAGAACTAATTCGGCGAAGAATGGAAGTACGGCTAAAACCTTTTCCCAACCTTTGTGATGCTTCTTGAATTGTTAACAGCTCCGCATCAGGCGGTAACTTATACATTGTTCGTTTAGCCAAGCTACTAACCTCCAAATTTTTATTGTTTTTCAGCCAAAGCATGAATTACTTGTTTGCAATAGTTTTTCTTCCATCCTTTTCGGACTTACCATAATTAAAACTATTGCGATTGGAAACAATTTAAAGTTTGAACATGTCTCAAAGTTCATAACATTCGAGACAATCAGCAAAAAAGCAGTTAAAGACAGCGATTTATAAACAAACCTTTTTTCTGATTGCAAGCCCCCACTATGCAAGTGCAGAAAAATTGTTGTTTACCATACAATATCGCGCCGAATCTATCGATTAAACCTGTTTTGGCTCAAAAAGAAGCTCTTTGAACTATTAATACACAAATTTTTGTATTTTGACAATTTTTTGGATAAACGAATATTTAATAGCAAATATCAAGCTGTATAATAACCTGTAATTAAAAGATTTCTGAATACGTAAATAAATAAAAATTAGCATTACTGTAAATCTAATCAGGATAAGACTTACAAAAATCATCGTAAGTAGTTAAGTAAAAAACTATAGTATTAATGAAACATAGAGATAACCGAATACTTAGATTCAGCTATATTTCAAAAAAAATTGATTAATTCTGTTAAATTTGACCATTTTATAAACATTTCAGGCATTGCAAAAAAAATACTTAATAAGAAGTAGTTGCAAAGTAGAGATATATTGTTTTACTTAAGATGTTCTTTTTTCTACGTCCCTAATTTTGTAAGCCAGTTTACATTATTCTTTGATTGTTTATGAATTATTAATTTCATAAAATGAATTTTAAAACTAGTTATGTAATTACATAGGATGTTCAACTAAATATTGGTATAAAAACTTTTTTATTAAGCACAAAAAATAATTTTTAAAACTACAAATAGCAAAACAAATATCACTTTCGATAGATTTGTTTTCCTGGTAATTTAGTCATCATTTTTTATTAAGTGTTTTCGGCTACAGCAAAACCGTCAGAAAATTTGTTGATGGATTTTAATACCCGCGTAATTTTACAACGTGCGGATATTTACCAATCGATAATTGATTCCCTATTCACTCGCACTTAGAGTTTAAAGTTATGACTAAAAAATTTCGCGCATTTGCGGTTCGTATTCTAATAACACAGCATGGCTTACGCTTAGTGCAAAGATTGTGTAAGCTAAAAATGCGTTTAGTTGCTTCGTTCACAAATAACATTAGCTACTTGCCGTAAGGGCTAAATTCGGAAGGGAATAAGACATTAATCGATTCAACTTTCGTTCTTTCAACGGATGCCTTCTTAAGTTTGTGTTGCTCAGATACTAAGATTCTTAGAGCCATCAAGGAAGTAAAGAAGTTAGGAAGCAATTTTTGCCTTATCTACAACGCTTGCCCATCTATCTGCCAGTCCTCTAAGGATTTCTTCAATGTCGTTATCGCTCGCAGATAGTATTTTGACGCGCCAATCCATTTCTTCTGTACGAATCTTCAACCAAAAACTATCCTGAAATTCTTTTGGCATACAACCAAGCAAGCTGAAAAATTCTCCTGCTTCTAAATCAAGTTTTCCCGTGCGAAATCGACTGAGACGACTTTGATGAATTCCAGTCCAACCACTCACCTGTTTGGCTGAATAATCAAAAGCCAACAATAACTGATTAAAAATTTCTCTGTGCTGGCTCATCGCAACATTTCTTTACTTGTTGATTGCTGAATTAGCAATATTATATTTTTGTGATTGCTATTTCAGCAATGCTTACTTTTCAAGGAAGACGACTCACGCATAAGTGAGGCGGCTTTGAGTACCCATATCATAGCACCAACAACCGAGCGTGAGGTGGTGATTTTGAAGCGTCCAATTAATAGACCAATAATCGGCTTGAATGTTTCTTATTTTTAAATTATGACCCACAGAAATTGCTGCGTAAACGATAACTCTATCGAAAATAAACATAAAACACCTCTTTTTTATCGACTAACTCACGATGAATGGGTTGAAACTGTGAAAAACTTGACTGGAGCCGAAATTAAGGTGCTGTACTACTTGCGCTCGCTCGACCCTTTTGGCGATCGCCATCTAGAATACAGCATTACAGAAATGGCTAAAGAACTAAATATCTCCAAAGGAGCAGCATCAAAAGCAGTTAAGAAATTAGACCACGTTGGTTTGATTGAGGCACAAATATCGAAGGTCAGAATTAAAATAACCACTGACCAATACAAAGATACTGAGTTTCCTATAGGAAACAATGTTTCATATAGTGAACCACGGTTTCCTATAGGAAATCCGAGTTTCGTAGAGGAAACTGAGGTTTCTTATAGGAAACCACAATTTCCTATAGGAAACGAACAGCAGCTAGAACCTTTACCAGATGGTGATTTGAGAACTCTTCAGACTATTAAGACTTATTCAGACTTTATTAAGACTCTCTCAGACTACGACCGAGCGAGTTTTTTGAATTTTTGTCAAGAAAAAACGAAAAGTCTTAGCCAGGAGGTGATTGACCTAGAAGCGTGGTTGGCAAGCAAGACTAAAGCTGGAGAAAATCGTTGGGAAGTTCAGTACCGTTTCTATAAAGCTTCTCGAAGTTCCAGACATCAAGAAGAACTTTCTCGAATACAAGCAAGAGAGCAAGTAGAAAAATGGAAACACGAATTAGAAGAACAAACCGTTGCAGCGACTGTTGCTTGTAAAGAGTCGTTGTTGAAAGAGAACGATTGCCACCAAAAAAATGGCTCTTCCTGAAATCGTGAAAATTGAACCATAATTCCCAAAAGGATAAATACATGATTCATCAGATGCCCCCTGCAAATATAGAAGTTGAAGAAGCGGTACTCGGCGGAATACTTCTAGATCCCCAAGCCATTGTTAGAGTACGCTCTAACTTAATTCCAGAAGCTTTTTATATCAAAGGTCATTCCGATATTTATAGTGCTGCACTGCAACTTGATAATCAAGGTAAACCAACAGATTTACTAACTATTATCAGTTGGCTTAACGACCACGATTTACTTAAAAACATAGGTGGTAGGAATAAATTAGCAACACTTGTAGACCGCACTGTATCAGCCGTAAATATTGATTTTCTTGCCGATTTAATTATGGAAAAGTACAGAAGGAGGCAATTGATAAGAGCGGGTAACGAAATCGTTCAACTCGGCTACC comes from Rivularia sp. PCC 7116 and encodes:
- a CDS encoding MarR family winged helix-turn-helix transcriptional regulator, which produces MTHRNCCVNDNSIENKHKTPLFYRLTHDEWVETVKNLTGAEIKVLYYLRSLDPFGDRHLEYSITEMAKELNISKGAASKAVKKLDHVGLIEAQISKVRIKITTDQYKDTEFPIGNNVSYSEPRFPIGNPSFVEETEVSYRKPQFPIGNEQQLEPLPDGDLRTLQTIKTYSDFIKTLSDYDRASFLNFCQEKTKSLSQEVIDLEAWLASKTKAGENRWEVQYRFYKASRSSRHQEELSRIQAREQVEKWKHELEEQTVAATVACKESLLKENDCHQKNGSS